From one Haloferax marinisediminis genomic stretch:
- a CDS encoding nuclear transport factor 2 family protein: MKTTQEVLDRHLALFGEGDMDGILADYDDSSIIITPERTYRGLDEIPWFFEGLFADFGQEGAVANIDLQKVEGDIAYITWSGETPDKVYEFCTDTFVVQDGVITTQTYGGKIESK; encoded by the coding sequence ATGAAGACGACACAAGAGGTGCTCGACCGGCACCTCGCTTTGTTTGGTGAAGGGGATATGGATGGGATACTGGCCGATTACGACGATTCGTCGATTATCATCACACCCGAACGGACGTATCGTGGCCTCGACGAGATACCATGGTTCTTCGAGGGATTGTTCGCTGATTTCGGGCAAGAAGGTGCCGTCGCGAACATCGACCTCCAGAAAGTCGAAGGCGACATCGCCTACATCACCTGGTCCGGTGAGACGCCAGACAAGGTCTACGAGTTCTGTACAGACACGTTCGTCGTCCAAGACGGCGTCATCACGACCCAGACGTACGGAGGAAAAATCGAATCCAAGTAG
- a CDS encoding QueT transporter family protein → MVVLTVVIAAVYMAALIPFKGFVIVPGFTEVRPANVLPVALGLLFGPATAWGAAFGNLFSDAFGGTLTVGSVFGFVGNFFSGFVAYKLWGHLGRLSSHEKPNMRSLPQLVEFVVISFVSAAGTAAIIAWGVDLLGLFPFSVFALIISVNNFLAAAVIGPPILYLLYPRIEEAGLLYTEIMDETLMPDVPAQRRDVAAMGLAGVCTVWLVGGIVIGVAVVGVPFGIPDAGIQLGTGGSMLQAVFGAVAFILLLGFSAFAGGWQPGNSATGDPPPTGRSD, encoded by the coding sequence ATGGTCGTGCTCACGGTGGTCATCGCAGCGGTGTATATGGCCGCGCTCATCCCGTTCAAGGGATTCGTCATCGTCCCCGGGTTCACCGAAGTTCGACCGGCGAACGTCCTCCCGGTCGCACTGGGCTTGCTGTTCGGACCGGCGACTGCGTGGGGGGCGGCGTTCGGAAATCTATTCAGCGACGCGTTTGGAGGGACGCTCACTGTCGGTAGCGTGTTCGGGTTCGTCGGAAACTTCTTCAGTGGCTTCGTGGCGTACAAACTCTGGGGGCACCTGGGTCGACTCTCGTCCCACGAGAAACCCAACATGCGGTCGCTCCCGCAACTCGTCGAGTTCGTCGTTATCTCGTTCGTGTCGGCAGCGGGCACTGCAGCAATCATCGCGTGGGGGGTCGACCTCCTGGGACTGTTTCCGTTCTCTGTGTTCGCGCTCATCATCTCGGTCAACAATTTCCTCGCCGCTGCAGTCATCGGTCCACCAATCCTGTATCTGCTGTACCCCCGAATCGAGGAAGCTGGGCTTCTCTACACAGAGATTATGGACGAGACGCTCATGCCGGACGTTCCTGCGCAGCGCCGGGATGTCGCGGCCATGGGGCTCGCGGGAGTCTGTACCGTCTGGCTGGTCGGCGGTATCGTCATCGGTGTCGCTGTCGTGGGCGTTCCCTTCGGCATCCCGGACGCTGGCATCCAGCTGGGGACTGGTGGCTCGATGCTCCAAGCGGTGTTCGGTGCGGTCGCGTTTATCCTCCTCCTCGGGTTCAGTGCCTTCGCAGGAGGATGGCAACCGGGGAACTCAGCCACAGGCGACCCACCGCCTACGGGTCGAAGCGACTGA
- a CDS encoding TrmB family transcriptional regulator, with protein MVSFDRERTEDRAIELLTSLSLTDYEARTFVGLLRLGRGSAREVSDVVEVPRSRVYDAVESLHEMGLVDIRYGTPKEFIPVSRETTIRKFAVKYEDLTEELSVSLERLNPTESMTEQIGVWTVTGRENIDRRITEFVDDANAEVVLMSDETLLTEDITDALTSAEERGVDIHLAGVTDEVRDTDTVDSNVVETLWSWSGSHISRLLLVDDEVTLVSVDRPISDTETVEVAIWGRGTKNNLVVVLRTVFAVEFGEDREEFDSEDDILETRDETEAEHSDTEDDEE; from the coding sequence ATGGTGTCGTTCGACCGTGAGCGGACAGAAGATAGAGCGATAGAGCTCTTGACGAGCCTCTCGTTGACCGATTACGAGGCACGGACGTTCGTCGGGCTTCTCCGGTTGGGAAGGGGAAGCGCACGGGAGGTGAGCGACGTCGTCGAAGTCCCCCGCTCACGGGTGTACGACGCGGTCGAATCCCTCCACGAGATGGGGCTCGTCGATATTCGGTACGGTACACCGAAGGAGTTCATTCCCGTCTCTCGCGAGACGACGATTCGGAAGTTCGCCGTGAAGTACGAAGACCTCACGGAGGAACTCTCGGTGTCGCTGGAGCGACTGAATCCCACCGAGTCGATGACCGAACAGATTGGCGTCTGGACAGTCACCGGGAGAGAGAACATCGACCGACGAATCACCGAGTTCGTCGACGACGCGAACGCAGAGGTCGTGTTGATGAGCGACGAGACGTTGCTGACCGAGGACATCACCGATGCGCTGACCAGCGCAGAAGAACGAGGTGTAGACATCCACCTCGCCGGCGTCACAGACGAGGTCAGGGACACCGATACCGTCGACTCCAACGTCGTCGAAACACTCTGGTCGTGGTCTGGGTCACACATCTCTCGGCTCTTACTCGTCGACGACGAGGTCACGCTCGTCAGCGTCGACCGACCAATCAGTGATACCGAAACCGTCGAGGTTGCAATCTGGGGTCGTGGGACGAAGAACAACCTCGTGGTCGTTCTCCGGACGGTCTTTGCCGTCGAATTCGGGGAAGACCGCGAAGAGTTCGATTCGGAAGACGATATTCTGGAGACGAGGGACGAAACCGAAGCGGAACACTCGGACACAGAAGACGACGAGGAGTAG
- the fer gene encoding ferredoxin Fer — protein MDTPFDILQIDPDADEADVIQAYRQRVKEAHPDHGGSADEFQLVREAYEEIRTGYSLGDRDGDRARDVERPGYSGGDTDPEPKPRQEGTRVEYLDYDVLDDNSWQLTDEDLFEKAADAGLDTASYGTVVVEPRTCLLKAAEEDGHNWPYACRGGACANCAVAVVEGDMEMPANHILSSEMMDYGIRLSCISVPTTDEVKVVYNIEHLPGLDELRLPSQQARHVRPSD, from the coding sequence GTGGACACCCCGTTCGATATCCTCCAAATCGACCCGGATGCAGACGAAGCGGACGTCATCCAAGCGTACCGCCAACGGGTGAAAGAAGCACATCCCGACCACGGCGGGTCTGCAGACGAGTTCCAACTGGTTCGTGAGGCGTACGAAGAGATTCGAACAGGCTACTCACTCGGAGACCGAGACGGAGACCGTGCGCGCGACGTGGAACGGCCGGGTTACTCCGGTGGTGACACCGACCCCGAACCGAAGCCCCGACAGGAGGGGACTCGTGTCGAGTATCTCGATTACGACGTTCTCGACGACAACTCTTGGCAACTGACCGACGAGGATTTGTTCGAGAAGGCAGCGGACGCCGGACTCGACACCGCCTCGTACGGAACAGTCGTCGTCGAACCTCGAACGTGTCTCCTCAAAGCGGCCGAAGAAGACGGGCACAACTGGCCGTACGCGTGCCGTGGGGGTGCGTGTGCGAACTGCGCCGTCGCCGTCGTCGAAGGCGACATGGAGATGCCCGCGAACCACATCCTCTCGTCGGAGATGATGGACTACGGCATCAGACTCTCCTGTATCAGTGTCCCGACGACGGACGAGGTCAAAGTCGTCTACAACATCGAACACCTTCCTGGACTGGACGAACTTCGGTTACCTTCACAGCAGGCGAGACACGTCCGACCGAGTGATTGA
- a CDS encoding cytochrome c biogenesis protein CcdA codes for MNFGLQLFELFLLGVGTPLTAACALPLYPGFLAYLARQSSHGDGDGGLPIAALGLLVTLGAVSFMLVVGVVFSLFLEISLTAVVEIVSPVAFGILFVVSLALLADAKLFARIPTIDPPETRHPALSAFSYGFFFGAIVLPCNPGFIALFFARVPVLFDTAAESILGFFAFGLGIGAPLLAFSLVSERYSRQVTRWFARHSTSINRVTGAVMLVVSLYYLLIVFDVLGVANQLEAVYSVVV; via the coding sequence ATGAACTTCGGGCTACAACTGTTCGAACTCTTCCTCCTCGGCGTCGGCACACCACTGACCGCGGCGTGTGCATTGCCTTTGTATCCCGGTTTTCTCGCGTATCTCGCCCGACAGAGTTCACACGGCGACGGTGACGGTGGCCTCCCGATTGCCGCCCTCGGTCTGCTGGTCACGCTCGGCGCCGTCTCGTTCATGCTCGTCGTGGGAGTCGTCTTCTCGCTCTTCCTCGAGATCTCGCTCACTGCAGTCGTCGAAATCGTCTCGCCAGTCGCGTTCGGCATCCTGTTCGTCGTGAGCCTCGCGCTCCTCGCGGACGCGAAGCTATTCGCTCGCATCCCGACTATCGACCCTCCAGAGACACGACATCCGGCGCTCTCCGCGTTCTCTTACGGGTTCTTCTTCGGTGCCATCGTCCTGCCGTGCAACCCGGGGTTCATCGCGCTGTTCTTCGCCCGCGTTCCAGTCCTGTTCGACACGGCAGCAGAGAGCATCCTCGGGTTCTTCGCGTTCGGGCTGGGTATCGGAGCGCCGTTACTCGCGTTCTCGCTAGTCTCAGAACGGTACAGTAGGCAGGTCACCCGATGGTTCGCTCGCCACAGCACCAGCATCAATCGGGTGACGGGTGCGGTCATGCTCGTCGTCAGCCTGTACTATCTCCTCATCGTCTTCGACGTCCTCGGTGTCGCGAACCAACTCGAAGCCGTCTACAGTGTGGTCGTCTGA
- a CDS encoding TlpA family protein disulfide reductase, translating to MTNTPPRGGSREGNERGVVGGVGPTAGRTRRDSHERVGSRRGSERSEWTRRNFLRLAGVGSVGLAGCLGGGGGATGGAASGGDSSGDTGGSGGDRVWYTTELADVLTGETFTIEELVDRPVLVETFAVWCSNCLSQQKEMINFHEAVGDDVLTVALDIDPNEDAQKVREHAERHGFDWRYAVSPEPVTKSLTDEFGSSMASAPTVPMLRVCPDGTATRIKNGFKSTEYLRAQVDECR from the coding sequence ATGACTAATACACCGCCCCGCGGGGGGTCCCGTGAAGGAAACGAGCGGGGAGTCGTCGGAGGAGTGGGACCGACGGCCGGACGGACCCGACGGGATTCCCACGAGCGAGTGGGAAGTCGTCGGGGAAGTGAGCGAAGCGAATGGACCCGGCGGAATTTCCTCCGTCTCGCTGGCGTCGGCAGTGTCGGCCTCGCTGGATGCCTCGGTGGTGGAGGCGGGGCGACTGGCGGCGCGGCCTCCGGCGGCGACAGTTCAGGCGACACCGGCGGGTCGGGTGGCGACCGCGTGTGGTACACCACCGAACTCGCCGACGTACTGACGGGAGAGACGTTCACCATCGAAGAACTCGTCGACCGGCCCGTCCTTGTTGAGACGTTCGCAGTGTGGTGTTCGAACTGCCTGAGTCAGCAAAAGGAGATGATAAATTTCCACGAGGCCGTCGGTGACGACGTTCTGACCGTCGCCCTCGACATCGACCCGAACGAAGACGCACAGAAGGTCCGCGAACACGCCGAGCGTCACGGCTTCGACTGGCGATACGCAGTCTCCCCGGAACCGGTGACCAAGAGCCTCACCGACGAGTTCGGGTCGTCGATGGCCAGCGCACCCACCGTTCCGATGCTCCGAGTCTGCCCCGACGGCACCGCAACCCGAATCAAAAACGGGTTCAAGTCGACGGAGTATCTCCGTGCACAAGTCGACGAGTGTCGATGA
- a CDS encoding DUF7344 domain-containing protein — protein MSTKGSPKSFHVSTDEVFELLGEKRRRDLLTVLCSQTSPVTLFALASELSRCDEDNDGLVDEEIVVMLHHVDLPKLDDADLLTYDNSLQLVMFDSLAAGVGSAVEEIESALRPVRDAI, from the coding sequence ATGAGCACGAAAGGGTCTCCCAAGAGTTTCCACGTCTCTACCGACGAGGTATTCGAACTCCTCGGTGAGAAGCGTCGACGGGACCTCCTCACTGTGCTCTGTTCTCAAACTAGCCCGGTCACGCTTTTCGCCCTCGCAAGTGAACTCTCACGGTGCGACGAGGATAACGATGGTCTCGTCGACGAAGAGATCGTGGTGATGCTGCACCACGTCGACCTTCCGAAACTCGACGATGCAGATTTGCTCACGTACGACAACTCGCTTCAACTCGTGATGTTCGACTCCTTGGCAGCAGGCGTTGGTTCAGCGGTCGAGGAAATCGAATCGGCGCTTCGGCCAGTGCGTGACGCCATCTAG